Proteins encoded by one window of Vigna radiata var. radiata cultivar VC1973A chromosome 5, Vradiata_ver6, whole genome shotgun sequence:
- the LOC106759891 gene encoding probable galacturonosyltransferase-like 1, with translation MKLKPRRPKSNQAPLLFFLILSFFSLPNEAKSTTTTLIHQFKEAPEFYNSPDCASITDTQDNLNNHQNADTYICSEEAVHVAMTLDTTYIRGSMAAILSVLQHSSCPQNIFFHFVCSSSASLLRAAISNSFPYLNFHLYTFDDSQVSGLISTSIRSALDCPLNYARSYLPNLLPLCVRRVVYLDSDLILVDDIAKLADTPLGDKAVLAAPEYCNANFTAYFTPTFWSNPSLSLTFADRKPCYFNTGVMVIDLERWREGDYTTKIEEWMELQKRMRIYDLGSLPPFLLVFAGNIASVDHRWNQHGLGGDNFRGLCRDLHPGPVSLLHWSGKGKPWVRLDANRPCPLDALWAPYDLLNTPFSLDS, from the coding sequence ATGAAATTAAAGCCCAGAAGACCAAAATCGAATCAAGCACCACTCctattctttctcattctctccTTCTTCTCACTACCCAATGAGGCCAAATCAACCACCACCACCCTCATCCATCAATTCAAAGAAGCCCCCGAATTCTACAACTCCCCAGACTGCGCCTCCATCACCGACACCCAAGACAACCTTAACAACCATCAAAACGCCGACACCTATATATGTTCTGAGGAAGCAGTCCACGTGGCAATGACACTCGACACAACATACATCCGGGGATCCATGGCGGCGATCCTTTCCGTCCTCCAACACTCCTCCTGCCCGCAAAACATTTTCTTCCACTTCGTCTGCTCCTCCAGCGCGTCCCTCCTACGCGCCGCCATATCCAACTCCTTCCCCTACCTCAACTTCCACCTCTACACCTTCGACGACTCCCAAGTCTCCGGACTCATCTCCACCTCCATTCGCTCAGCACTCGATTGCCCCTTGAATTACGCACGCTCCTACTTGCCCAACCTCCTTCCACTCTGCGTGCGGCGCGTGGTGTACTTGGACTCCGACCTTATCCTCGTCGACGACATTGCCAAGCTGGCAGATACCCCGTTGGGGGACAAGGCGGTTCTCGCTGCCCCCGAATACTGCAACGCCAACTTCACCGCGTATTTCACCCCGACGTTCTGGTCCAACCCCTCGCTCTCGCTCACCTTCGCCGATAGGAAGCCGTGCTACTTCAACACGGGGGTGATGGTCATCGATTTGGAGCGATGGCGAGAGGGGGATTACACCACCAAAATCGAAGAATGGATGGAGCTGCAGAAGAGGATGAGAATCTACGACTTGGGTTCTCTCCCTCCTTTCTTGCTTGTCTTTGCTGGGAACATCGCTTCCGTCGATCACAGGTGGAACCAGCACGGTCTCGGCGGTGATAACTTCCGTGGACTCTGCAGAGATCTCCACCCTGGCCCTGTTAGTCTCCTGCATTGGAGTGGCAAAGGTAAACCCTGGGTTCGATTGGACGCTAACAGACCCTGCCCTTTGGACGCGCTTTGGGCACCCTATGATCTGTTGAACACTCCCTTTTCTTTGGATTCTTGA
- the LOC106760911 gene encoding E3 ubiquitin-protein ligase RNF185 isoform X2, producing the protein MASGFGESTGRSPPSPSYFNNNNSNDAGNFECNICFELAQDPIITLCGHLFCWPCLYKWLHFHSQSRECPVCKALVEEEKLVPLYGRGKTSTDPRSKSIPGMNIPHRPAGQRPETAPPPETNNFPHGFGFMGGLGGFAPPPMASTRFGNFGLPAAFGGFIPSFFNFQLHGFHDGALYGGASGFPHGFSNAFHGIHAHGYPLGTHQAPQHGEFLQCFNVHKANHRTARGNFPPSSSSI; encoded by the exons ATGGCAAGTGGGTTTGGGGAATCAACTGGGAGGTCACCCCCAAGCCCTTCGTActtcaacaataataatagCAATGATGCTGGCAATTTTGAGTGCAACATTTGCTTTGAATTAGCGCAAGACCCCATAATTACTTTGTGTGGTCATCTTTTCTGCTGGCCTTGTCTTTACAAATGGCTTCACTTTCACTCACAGTCACGAGAATGCCCGGTTTGCAAGGCCCTTGTGGAGGAGGAGAAGCTGGTTCCCTTGTACGGGAGAGGAAAGACCTCCACTGATCCGAGATCCAAGTCTATTCCGGGCATGAATATCCCACATCGTCCGGCCGGTCAGAGACCTGAAACTGCTCCTCCACCGGAAACAAATAATTTTCCTCATGGGTTTGGATTTATGGGTGGCCTGGGAGGATTTGCGCCACCGCCAATGGCATCAACGAGATTTGGGAATTTCGGATTGCCTGCAGCTTTTGGTGGCTTTATACCGTCCTTTTTCAACTTTCAGTTGCATGGGTTTCACGATGGGGCCTTATATGGGGGAGCGTCTGGTTTTCCTCATGGGTTTTCTAATGCATTTCATGGTATCCATGCTCATGGATATCCTCTTGGCACTCATCAAG CCCCACAACATGGAGAGTTCCTTCAGTGTTTCAATGTTCACAAAGCAAATCACCGCACCGCCCGAGGTAATTTCCCCCCTTCCTCTAGTTCTATATGA
- the LOC106760911 gene encoding E3 ubiquitin-protein ligase RNF185 isoform X1: MASGFGESTGRSPPSPSYFNNNNSNDAGNFECNICFELAQDPIITLCGHLFCWPCLYKWLHFHSQSRECPVCKALVEEEKLVPLYGRGKTSTDPRSKSIPGMNIPHRPAGQRPETAPPPETNNFPHGFGFMGGLGGFAPPPMASTRFGNFGLPAAFGGFIPSFFNFQLHGFHDGALYGGASGFPHGFSNAFHGIHAHGYPLGTHQAAPQHGEFLQCFNVHKANHRTARGNFPPSSSSI; this comes from the exons ATGGCAAGTGGGTTTGGGGAATCAACTGGGAGGTCACCCCCAAGCCCTTCGTActtcaacaataataatagCAATGATGCTGGCAATTTTGAGTGCAACATTTGCTTTGAATTAGCGCAAGACCCCATAATTACTTTGTGTGGTCATCTTTTCTGCTGGCCTTGTCTTTACAAATGGCTTCACTTTCACTCACAGTCACGAGAATGCCCGGTTTGCAAGGCCCTTGTGGAGGAGGAGAAGCTGGTTCCCTTGTACGGGAGAGGAAAGACCTCCACTGATCCGAGATCCAAGTCTATTCCGGGCATGAATATCCCACATCGTCCGGCCGGTCAGAGACCTGAAACTGCTCCTCCACCGGAAACAAATAATTTTCCTCATGGGTTTGGATTTATGGGTGGCCTGGGAGGATTTGCGCCACCGCCAATGGCATCAACGAGATTTGGGAATTTCGGATTGCCTGCAGCTTTTGGTGGCTTTATACCGTCCTTTTTCAACTTTCAGTTGCATGGGTTTCACGATGGGGCCTTATATGGGGGAGCGTCTGGTTTTCCTCATGGGTTTTCTAATGCATTTCATGGTATCCATGCTCATGGATATCCTCTTGGCACTCATCAAG CAGCCCCACAACATGGAGAGTTCCTTCAGTGTTTCAATGTTCACAAAGCAAATCACCGCACCGCCCGAGGTAATTTCCCCCCTTCCTCTAGTTCTATATGA
- the LOC106760911 gene encoding E3 ubiquitin-protein ligase RNF185 isoform X3, which translates to MASGFGESTGRSPPSPSYFNNNNSNDAGNFECNICFELAQDPIITLCGHLFCWPCLYKWLHFHSQSRECPVCKALVEEEKLVPLYGRGKTSTDPRSKSIPGMNIPHRPAGQRPETAPPPETNNFPHGFGFMGGLGGFAPPPMASTRFGNFGLPAAFGGFIPSFFNFQLHGFHDGALYGGASGFPHGFSNAFHGIHAHGYPLGTHQGQQDYYLKKLLLVVVFCVLLAFIWQ; encoded by the coding sequence ATGGCAAGTGGGTTTGGGGAATCAACTGGGAGGTCACCCCCAAGCCCTTCGTActtcaacaataataatagCAATGATGCTGGCAATTTTGAGTGCAACATTTGCTTTGAATTAGCGCAAGACCCCATAATTACTTTGTGTGGTCATCTTTTCTGCTGGCCTTGTCTTTACAAATGGCTTCACTTTCACTCACAGTCACGAGAATGCCCGGTTTGCAAGGCCCTTGTGGAGGAGGAGAAGCTGGTTCCCTTGTACGGGAGAGGAAAGACCTCCACTGATCCGAGATCCAAGTCTATTCCGGGCATGAATATCCCACATCGTCCGGCCGGTCAGAGACCTGAAACTGCTCCTCCACCGGAAACAAATAATTTTCCTCATGGGTTTGGATTTATGGGTGGCCTGGGAGGATTTGCGCCACCGCCAATGGCATCAACGAGATTTGGGAATTTCGGATTGCCTGCAGCTTTTGGTGGCTTTATACCGTCCTTTTTCAACTTTCAGTTGCATGGGTTTCACGATGGGGCCTTATATGGGGGAGCGTCTGGTTTTCCTCATGGGTTTTCTAATGCATTTCATGGTATCCATGCTCATGGATATCCTCTTGGCACTCATCAAGGTCAACAAGATTATTATTTGAAGAAGCTGCTTCTAgttgttgttttctgtgttCTTCTTGCTTTTATTTGGCAATAG
- the LOC106761774 gene encoding elongation of fatty acids protein 3-like gives MESIKYWLIQHPSVVSFRWTPTQLYGATWSFLVSAVSFYITAAIILHLLLKLSRRRRSFPLGPIPALHSLIMSLISVAIFTGTLFSAEAEARDTRWLWRRSRTTSFEWLLCFPLGTRPSGRVFFWSYVFYLSRFLHLLRTFFVVLRERRLSFLRLFNNSVLLVMSFLWLEFSQSLQVLAILFYTSAYSVVCAFRFWTELGLRSKTPLWLTANCQLALLGCNLACHVGVVSLHYLRGGCNGIGAWIFNSLLNAGFLVQFLKSYVKTHSQRKSASSSSA, from the coding sequence ATGGAGAGCATCAAATATTGGCTAATACAACACCCTTCTGTTGTCTCCTTCCGCTGGACTCCAACCCAATTATACGGCGCCACATGGTCCTTCCTCGTCTCCGCCGTTTCTTTTTACATCACCGCCGCCAtcatcctccacctcctccTCAAACTCTCCCGTCGCCGTCGGTCGTTTCCGTTAGGACCTATCCCCGCCCTCCACAGCCTCATCATGTCGTTAATCTCCGTCGCGATATTCACCGGCACGCTCTTCTCCGCCGAAGCGGAAGCCCGCGACACGCGGTGGCTGTGGCGGCGCAGCAGAACCACCTCTTTCGAGTGGCTCCTCTGTTTCCCTCTAGGTACTCGTCCGTCCGGTCGTGTTTTCTTCTGGTCCTACGTTTTCTACCTGTCACGCTTTCTTCACCTTCTGCGCACCTTCTTCGTGGTTTTGCGTGAGCGTAGGCTGTCGTTTTTGCGACTGTTTAACAACTCCGTACTCCTGGTGATGTCGTTTCTGTGGCTGGAGTTTTCACAGTCGCTTCAGGTGCTGGCCATTCTGTTTTACACGTCGGCTTATTCCGTCGTTTGCGCGTTCCGGTTCTGGACGGAGCTAGGGTTGCGCAGCAAAACGCCGTTGTGGCTCACCGCGAATTGCCAGCTGGCACTGTTGGGTTGTAATTTGGCGTGCCACGTTGGCGTGGTCTCGCTCCATTACTTGAGAGGAGGGTGCAACGGAATCGGAGCTTGGATTTTCAACTCTCTCTTAAACGCCGGCTTTCTGGTTCAGTTCTTGAAATCCTACGTGAAAACGCATTCACAAAGGAAAagtgcttcctcttcttctgcATAA
- the LOC106762281 gene encoding uncharacterized protein LOC106762281, with product MARCTSCALSRFHCKLRFAVVVFVIILILAWVEAHKANLHEHQLQGDLERNTENIATHSCIHDQILEQRKRPGRKVYLVTPQVYEPSRLKHLQHRGRALLDVTTSSGCQEDTKKPIRIYLNYDAVGHSPDRDCRAVGDIVKLGEPPMTYPPGFPSCDPHGNPPIFGDCWYNCTSEDISGEDKKRRLRKALGQTADWFRRALAVEPVKGNLRLSGYSACGQDGGVQLPRGYIEEGVSDADLVLLVTTRPTTGNTLAWAVACERDQWGRAIAGHVNVAPRHLTAEAETLLSATLIHEVMHVLGFDPHAFAHFRDERKRRRNQVTEQVMDEKLGRVVTRVVLPRVVMHSRYHYAAFSGNFSGLELEDGGGRGTSGSHWEKRLLMNEIMTGSVDTRSVVSKMTLALLEDSGWYKANYSMADRLDWGLNQGTEFVTSPCNLWKGAYRCNTTQFSGCTYNREAEGYCPILTYSGDLPQWARYFPQANKGGQSSLADYCTYFVAYSDGSCTDTNSARAPDRMLGEVRGSNSRCMASSLVRTGFVRGSMTQGNGCYQHRCINNSLEVAVDGIWKVCPQTGGPIQFPGFNGELICPAYHELCNTDPIAVSGQCHNSCNFNGDCVDGKCRCFLGFHGNDCSRRSCPGKCNGNGMCLSDGTCECKPGYTGIDCSTAVCDEQCSLHGGVCDNGVCEFRCSDYAGYTCQNSSMLLSSLSVCKNVLGNDVSGQHCAPSEPSILQQLEEVVVLPNYHRLFPGGARKLFNIFGSTYCDETAKRLACWISIQKCEKDGDNRLRVCHSACESYNLACGASLDCSDQTLFSRDGEGEGQCTGSGEMKMSWFNRLRSTFSLRNSSLKGISVRYRKL from the exons ATGGCTCGGTGCACCTCATGCGCGCTGTCCAGATTTCATTGCAAGCTTAGATTTGCTGTGGTTGTTTTCGTG ATTATATTGATATTGGCGTGGGTGGAGGCCCACAAAGCAAATCTCCACGAACACCAACTTCAGGGAGACTTGGAGAGGAATACTGAGAACATTGCCACCCACTCTTGCATACATGATCAGATTCTTGAACAGAGGAAGCGGCCTGGGCGAAAGGTGTATTTAGTTACCCCACAGGTTTATGAGCCCAGTCGCTTAAAACATCTTCAGCACAGAGGTAGGGCATTACTTGATGTGACAACCTCTTCAGGTTGTCAAGAGGATACAAAGAAGCCTATTAGGATATATCTAAATTATGATGCTGTTGGCCACTCCCCTGACAGGGATTGTCGAGCAGTTGGCGATATTGTTAAA CTCGGGGAGCCTCCCATGACTTATCCTCCTGGTTTTCCTTCTTGTGATCCCCATGGCAATCCTCCGATATTTGGTGATTGTTGGTATAACTGCACTTCTGAAGATATCTCAGGAGAGGACAAAAAACGTCGCCTTCGTAAG GCATTAGGTCAGACAGCTGACTGGTTTAGGAGAGCATTGGCGGTTGAACCTGTCAAGGGGAACTTGCGTTTGAGTGGGTATTCTGCATGTGGACAAGATGGAGGCGTGCAGCTTCCTCGTGGATATATTGAGg AGGGTGTCTCTGATGCTGACTTGGTTCTTTTGGTGACTACAAGACCTACAACTGGAAATACACTTGCCTGGGCAGTGGCATGTGAGCGAGATCAATGGGGTCGTGCTATAGCTG GACATGTTAATGTTGCGCCTCGCCATTTGACTGCCGAGGCAGAGACTTTACTTTCCGCTACTCTTATACACGAG GTTATGCATGTTCTTGGTTTTGATCCACATGCCTTTGCTCATTTTAGAGATGAAAGGAAAAGACGGCGTAATCAG GTTACCGAACAAGTTATGGATGAAAAGCTTGGACGAGTGGTAACACGTGTGGTGCTTCCTCGCGTTGTCATGCATTCTCGATATCATTATGCG GCGTTCTCAGGGAATTTTTCTGGTTTGGAGCTGGAAGATGGTGGAGGACGTGGCACATCAG GATCTCACTGGGAAAAAAGGCTTCTGATGAATGAAATTATGACTGGTTCTGTGGATACAAGATCTGTTGTTTCAAAAATGACATTAGCTCTATTAGAAGATAGTGGATGGTACAAAGCCAACTATAGTATGGCAGACCGTCTTGATTGGGGTCTCAACCAAGGTACTGAGTTTGTTACATCCCCTTGCAATCTTTGGAAGGGAGCCTATCGTTGCAACACAACACAGTTTTCTGGCTGTACATATAACAGGGAGGCAGAGGGATACTGCCCTATCCTAACTTATAGTGGAGATCTCCCCCAGTGGGCTCGGTATTTTCCGCAAGCTAATAAGG GCGGACAATCCTCATTGGCTGATTATTGCACTTATTTTGTTGCATACTCTGATGGATCATGTACAGACACTAACAGTGCTCGAGCACCTGATAGAATGCTAGGTGAAGTCAGAGGAAGTAACTCTAG GTGTATGGCTTCATCATTAGTACGGACTGGCTTCGTACGAGGTTCTATGACCCAGGGAAATGGTTGTTATCAGCACAGATGTATTAATAATTCTTTGGAG GTTGCAGTGGATGGCATCTGGAAAGTGTGTCCTCAAACTGGTGGACCCATTCAATTCCCTGGCTTTAATG gTGAATTAATCTGCCCTGCCTACCATGAGCTTTGTAACACTGACCCAATAGCTGTGTCTGGTCAATGCCATAATTCATGTAATTTCAATGGAGATTGTGTTGATGGAAAGTGCCGATGCTTTCTTGGATTTCACGGGAATGATTGCAGTAGAC GTTCCTGCCCCGGCAAATGCAATGGCAATGGAATGTGCCTTTCTGATGGGACTTGTGAATGTAAACCTGGCTATACTGGCATTGATTGCTCCACTG CTGTGTGTGACGAGCAATGTAGCCTTCACGGTGGGGTTTGTGATAATGGAGTTTGTGAATTCCGCTGTTCTGACTATGCGGGTTATACATGCCAGAACAGCTCCATGCTCCTCTCTAGTCTTTCTGTGTGCAAAAATGTGCTGGGAAATGATGTTTCTGGGCAGCATTGTGCGCCCAGTGAGCCTAGCATTCTTCAACAGCTGGAAGAAGTAGTTGTCTTACCCAACTACCATCGATTATTCCCTGGAGGTGCTAGgaaactatttaatatatttggcAGCACCTACTGTGATGAGACTGCTAAACGTCTTGCCTGCTGG ATCTCGATCCAGAAGTGTGAGAAGGATGGAGATAACAGGCTTCGGGTATGCCATTCTGCATGCGAATCTTATAATCTGGCTTGTGGAGCTTCACTTGACTGCTCTGATCAGACCCTTTTCAGCCGTGACGGGGAAGGGGAGGGTCAATGCACTGGCTCTGGTGAGATGAAAATGTCATGGTTTAATCGTCTACGAAGCACATTTTCTTTGAGAAATAGTTCCTTGAAAGGAATATCTGTAAGATATAGGAAGCTTTAg
- the LOC106760950 gene encoding uncharacterized protein LOC106760950, whose protein sequence is MVALGGLLVSVRVIGFFFLTVNKATQPPYNSTNKSKANSHNKPTHPIPLTLLNSSECDLSPKLNFNLTLFPFFQDIYSNIHLILQNQNSKSNPTNKQTLTMPEPRPALKPAGNVPKHENQNHVKTPQRLRNLAPQIPNVVAQSTVSLDSTCSSDSCSSNSPTKTVNPSTASRRSVNRNGFKPVRVVPDAVDVATTVSPPPKRCEWITQHSDPLYTAFHDEEWGVPVNNDRKLFELLVFSQALAEHRWPIILNQRDIFRNLFENFDPSSVAQFTEKKLLTLKINDSSLLSEPKLRAIVENAKQLLKVQQEFGSFSNYCWRFVNHKPIRNEFRYGRQVPVKTPKAEVISKDMMRRGFQCVGPTVIYSFMQVAGLVNDHLLTCFRNQECNVTTKKEFKTEVKKNKVQNKTSELT, encoded by the exons ATGGTGGCATTAGGTGGCCTTTTGGTGAGTGTGAGAGTCATTGGATTCTTTTTCTTAACGGTAAACAAAGCAACACAACCTCCATACAATTCAACAAACAAAAGCAAGGCCAATTCTCACAACAAACCCACACATCCAATTCCTTTAACGTTACTGAACAGTAGTGAGTGTGACCTTTCGCCTAAGCTAAACTTCAATCTTACTCTCTTCCCTTTTTTTCAggatatatattcaaatattcatCTCATCCTCCAAAatcaaaattccaaatcaaatccaacaaacaaacaaacacttACAATGCCCGAACCGCGACCCGCTCTGAAACCCGCCGGAAACGTGCCCAAACACGAGAACCAGAACCACGTAAAGACTCCACAGCGCTTGAGAAACCTGGCACCACAAATTCCAAATGTCGTTGCGCAAAGCACCGTGTCTTTGGACAGCACGTGTTCCTCGGATTCGTGTTCAAGCAACTCACCGACCAAAACGGTGAATCCCTCAACTGCAAGCAGAAGAAGCGTTAACCGTAACGGGTTTAAGCCGGTTAGGGTTGTGCCCGACGCCGTGGACGTAGCCACTACTGTGTCTCCGCCTCCCAAGAGATGTGAATGGATCACTCAACATTCTG ACCCCCTTTACACTGCTTTCCATGATGAAGAATGGGGTGTTCCAGTTAACAATGATAGAAAGCTCTTTGAGCTTCTGGTATTTTCACAAGCATTGGCAGAACATCGTTGGCCAATAATTCTTAACCAGAGAGACATATTCAG GaatctttttgaaaattttgaccCATCATCAGTTGCACAGTTTACTGAAAAGAAATTGCTAACACTCAAAATAAACGACAGCTCATTGTTATCAGAGCCAAAGCTCCGTGCCATTGTGGAAAATGCGAAACAATTACTTAAG GTTCAGCAGGAGTTTGGCTCGTTCAGCAATTACTGCTGGAGATTTGTTAACCACAAACCGATAAGAAATGAATTCAGATATGGACGTCAAGTACCAGTGAAGACTCCAAAAGCAGAAGTCATAAGCAAGGACATGATGCGTAGAGGTTTTCAGTGTGTGGGACCGACTGTGATTTATTCGTTCATGCAAGTAGCAGGACTTGTTAATGACCATCTCTTGACATGTTTCAGGAACCAAGAATGCAATGTCACAAccaaaaaggaatttaaaaCCGAGGTTAAGAAGAATAA